The Amblyomma americanum isolate KBUSLIRL-KWMA chromosome 2, ASM5285725v1, whole genome shotgun sequence genome contains the following window.
CGTGCGGACCTCGTCCACCACGGTGGGCTCCAGGTCCACGTAGACGGCGCGCGGAACGTGCTTGCCGGCGCCAGTCTCGCTGAAGAACGTGTTGAAcgagtcgtcgccgccgccgatcGTCTTGTCGCTGGGCATCTGGCCGTCGGGCTGGATGCCGTGCTCCAGGCAGTACAACTCCCAGCAGGCATTGCCGATCTGCACTCCGGCCTGGCCAACGTGAACGGAAATGCACTCGCGCATCTTGACTGGTTAGCTGCAACAGACCAGGAAAAAGCAATGAGTACGCCTTCACAACCGGGCCAAGTGCACACAACAGACTAGGACGCGCTTAATCACATTCCGTACCTGCATCGTTTATTAATTACCCGCGCACCTAGTAGCTCGTGCGAGCTGAAATTCTTAAACACATCGCTCAAATTACCAAGTCGAAACCCCGTTTCTGTTGCTTCTCGCAACAAGCGAAGGGCCCAGCACAAAATTGCACCCGACTAGCATAGCTGACTAGAGGCTGTTCCCCGCATGGTCTTTCCCCTGTGCCACCGTCCAAAGGACCGCACGAAGACCAGGAATATGCGGGGACGCCGCCCACGCCCGACCCGAGGGTCAGGGGACAGCGGTTGCTTTTCGACACCGTGGCTGCGGACCAACTGCCATGGAGCAGCTCCATGTGCCACGCCCGAACGCGGGAGAAAGGCGCTGCACGAGGTAGCAGCCCTCCTCAACCGCGCCGCTTATGTCGGTCAACAAAATAGCTATTTGCTGTGCGCATAAGTCCGCAGACCGTGAGTGCTCAATGCTGACGATCGCAGACAGCTCGGCGCACGAGTAAGCCCACAGTTCAGGACGGCCTAGCAAGCCACCATTGTCCCTTGCTGCATACGAACTGTGCTACACTGAATACGAACACAACCGCGCCCCACGAAACGGTCCGGGACAGATTCGACACACGGCGAGGCATGACCGAGAAGCCGGTTTTCGGTCACGCAAGACGCCCCCCATCCTCCCACCGCGAAGCAACCAACCGGCGCAACGGTCAAGGCACAGGGGCTGACCGTTGGAGCGAATCGGCGCCATGTTGGATTTTTCGAAAAATTCGAACAGGAAGCGGGACACCTACACTAGGCGCGACTACGTGCCCGGCCCTCGGCTGATACCTAAAGCACGCAGAATAGAACAGTTAAAACATGCAACCGGCACTGGGCACGAAGCGCAAGCCCTCGCCGACACCGGCTTGCCAACGACCAAGCCCAAAAGCCAACACACCCGAAAAGTTAGGCCTAAGCATTCAGAGGCAGCCCCGACTGGCCGATTACAGAGTAGGACAACTTCTAGCAACGATTAGAGTAACCAGAAAAACCTAGCGACAGAAACATGAACATCCAAACCCGGGCAGCAGCATGCAAGCAGAAATATCGGAGCCTACTCGCACCGCTCTCGCTATGCCGGCACCAGGCCTAAGATGCGACGGCGCCCGAAGCAAGCAAACAAGCTTTGATTAAATCCGCCGCAGTCCTCTACACCGAGGAAGCACTCCTTCAAAACTTATCTGCGTGTTAACCGTACCGTGATCGAAACCTACATAACAGCCGAATTTTACTCACAGCGTGAAGGCCCAGACAATGTTTACCCGCACGTCGATAAGGAACGTCAGTAAACCGGTGGGTCTGAAAAAAGTATGGCGTCAGCGTCGCTTTTATAGGCACGCGGGGCCTCGCGCGCATGCGCATTATATTTTGTGCCGTAAATGCCTCTTAGTGCCGTTTGCTTTCAATAATTTTGGCTATTATTTCGCTCTATATAAAGTTATCAGAATAAAGTGTGTCAATAAAACGCACTATTTTTAGGTTACTGAAACTTCTATTCTCATATCAATGCGCACTACTTCATGTCGCGCACGTTACCTTCCACCGGCGTTTGCTGGTTTGCTCTTAACCTTCCGCGGCAAATTGGCGGGGCGatgaatggaaagaaaaatacaaaaaccaTCCGAGGGGGATGGTGGCTCATAGGCCAACGCCCAACGCTCTCGCATACGTTTCAAATATGCTGCACCACAAAACGAGCTTGCTTGCCATGCAACGTGATGTGGCTATACACATCGCCTTTGCTGTGAGGCTTTCGTGCTACACGCCAAATTAAATCTAGCGATGTAAATGATGCAACGTCGTTTTGCCGATTTCTGATCGGCGAATTGAGAGCATGGTAGAAGTGAGTGAGGCGATTtatatgcagaaacaaaaagGGCAGCATATTTTCGTTGATTCTTGCGATAAAAAAACCCTCATAAAAGTGCAAAAGGCGTCAGACTGATATGCGTATTTTCGCTGCCACGTGGTCGTACACTGGGAGTCACGCTTCTGCGAACAGCAGCAGATGTCTGCACCTGTAAATGAGTGAACTAACGGTTTTTCTGGGGCCGATCATATTCCTACGCTCTTGAAAAGAGCCCAGCGCTTATCGGTAACACAGGCCTAGTGCGTGAAATTAAATTACTAAGTTCATTTTTCTAAACCAGCGTGTCTGCACATAGCATGCACTGAAGTACTGTAAAAGAACTTCCTTTTATTTGTTCTCATAGAATCTTTATTCATGAGTCAGAGCGAAGAGGAAGGCGGATAAAAAGCTCTACTTGAGCTGTGGTGGGACGTGGCAAACGAGATCAGTGATGCAAGGTTCGCAGCGTTTCAAAACTGAACTGTATAGACAGCGGGAAAAATAGTGTGCGATCCaatgcaacaacaaaaaaaaagttgatgcTGTCCGAATTTTTCACCCCCCAGCCGACTGTGTTCGTACCTCGACGCACGGTGTACTATGGCTACGTGTAGTACACACGATGCGaaaatatgcccccccccccccctccccccccccctcgccttttttttttccgtgtacCCCGTGCGAACGGAGCGGTCCTTGACACCCAGAAACCAGAGGACCGTCTCCAGACGGGATGAGAATagtaagaaaaaaagagaaaagaccGGATGGCGGAAAATGGGATGCGCCGACGAAACCGGACGCAGCTCCGGACGGCCTAGCTGCGAAAAGGCCGGCACCGTGCCGGTGCCCGCCGGCGCGCCGCCGGATTTTTGTTGTAGCTGATGTTTCCAAGGCAACGGTCAAATAACCGCATGTTGTGCGTCAGCGCTGCCACCGCACTTCATCCACCCCCGCCTCTTTCCTTCCCATTTCGCCATAGATCGAGTTGATAGAGTCCGTTTCGCGTGAACTCAAGTCGATCGGGTGGGTGTTTTTGAGAGAGCAAAGCGGGATGAGCTGCCTTTGCATGATTTTTCGCTTTGGAACTTGTTCTAATAAACTTTGCCAATTTTACTCCCATAACGTTCCACTAGTTATACCACACCTGATAGTTACATCGTTTCATGCTGCACCACGGCCTTTTAGACACGATGCTTTTAGACGGACCATATGAGACAAACCCACGCCAACCATGCTGCCCATGCCACCCCATGCGTCATTTACAACAAAATTAAAAAGTTTACGAAGGTGGTATCGTTGTTACAAGTGTTTAAATACCCAAAAAGGGAACCCGGGCATTTGGATGAAGAGAATGACTGACGCAGGTGAAAGCGCTTGAACAGCTCAGCATAAGATGCTTTTAGGCTGGAAAGTATGAAGGAGCCTATTTTTATGCCACAACATTAGTTCTTAGTTCGGAGCAATTGATCTAGCGGCATTCAGCCCCACAAACGGAAGCGGCAGCAAACTCTGGTAGAATGGAGATGGCGGTGCCCAGTGCGAAGATGAAACGAGAATGTTGCGAGCGATTGTGAGCAACGTGTAGCATTGGTTGTAGCGAGTGCTTAGCTGTAAGGAAGCTTTTCTACCACCAAGGCGCAAACATGGCGATAGAGCATCTCGTAATGCTGAGCGGTCACGACAGCGATGGCGACAAGCTGCGCGTACCCCAGAGCACGCTCGTCGCTCTCTTCGCGTTCGCCTACTGCGATGTGCAAATGATCAACATCGCTATCGTCCGGCGCAACGCTAACGACGCACTCTTTGCGTTGCCTCGCAGTGTAATCGAAAGAATGAAATGCGTCGAGAAGAGCGGCACGATTCCGCAAGAGCTGCTCGACTGTGAGTGCCCCGCCGTGTACCTTCCCGACCGGACCACGACAACCTGCATCGGCGGACTCGCCGGCGTCCTGCGCTGGGCACTGGGCCAGTTCGGGAGCCGAACCCAGGACTCCTTGTGCAGGGCGCTGCTGGGGTTTCGCGGGGGCTGCCTTGCGGCCTGCTCGGAATCGTCGCTTTGGACGCGCTTCTGCGAGCTCGACATACAGAGGGTTGTTCCAAAGCTTCAAGCCGCCGTCTCGGCCGAGCACGAACTGCTGGAACCCTTGCGGCTGCCCGAGGAGTTGCTGTTACTTGAGGCGCACATGCGGCAGCCGGTGAAGACGCACAACGtgcagcggaagcagcagcaagttTACCGAGCTTCGCGTGGCGAGAACGGGGATTCTTCCTCGCCCGTCAAACGGAGGACGGCTGATGGAAAGCTGCCGGAACTGGAGCACCGCTTCGTCGAGGGCTTCGACCAAACGCTAGCTGACGTAGTGCTGTTTCCCTGCTTGCACCTTGTTTTCACCGAGCTGGTTGCCATCGTAGACCAGGGCGTGCTATCGCAAAGGCTTCCCCTCACGTTTCGGTGGTACGAAACCGTCAGCGCACAAGCGCGGACACGTGTAGCTCTAGACGCTCTAGGTCTAAAACTCCTTGCGCAGGTGGAACGAATCAGGAGCCGATGTATAGAGGAATCAGAGCTCCCGAGGGATAGCCTGTACTCGTCTCATCCCGACCGCACCAAGCCTCGCATTCGGCACAAGAGCCCGCAAGCCATCATTAGCTCGCTGAAAGAGGCCCACATAACGCCAGATTTGAAGCCCAACCCCGGCAAGAACTCTCTGCCCCTGCCTTGGGACGAGTTCCCCAACAAAGTACATCCTCTCGGAGGTGGACTGCCGAAGACGAGGGTACTCCGCAAATGCCAGCAAATTGAGAACCTTGTTGTGCTGGCTCTTCAGCACGCATTCAACGGTTGCACTATTGTTGATTTCTGCTCTGGGGGCGGGCATGTTGGCATTGTCTTGGCATACCTCCTTCCAGACTCCCGAGTGGTGATGATTGAGAACAAGGAGGAGTCGATGCACCGTGCCCGAGAGAGGGTCAGGGCTCTGGACCTCCGTAATGTCATCTTGTACCAGTGCAACATGGACTATTACGCGGGTGATTTTGACCTGGGCGTGTCTCTGCATGCATGCGGTGTTGCCACTGACCTAGTCTTGCAGAAGTGCATCAGTCGTGGTGCGGCGTTTGTGTCATGTCCATGCTGCTATGGTGCCATGAAAGCGACGGCAAGCATCAGCTACCCTCTGAGCTGCGCGTTCAGAGGCACGGGGATCTCGGAAGACGATTACACTCTGCTGTGCCACTATGCTGATCGGACAGAGCGTGACACCCCGACATGCCAGCAGGGCCATTATTGCATGGCTCTGGTAGACCAAGACAGGGCGATGAGGGCTGCTGAATGTGGTTATGAGGTTATTGTTACTCAGATGGTGCCGCATGACTGCTCACCCAAAGGGCTTGTTTTGGTTGGAAAGCAAATATCCAAACAACACTGACAACAAGCGACGGGTATGTTGGGTTTTGAATAGTGCATAGCTGTGtaattccaaaatgaaaatgagaTGTTCCCAGAAGTAGCACATTTGGATTATGATCATTACTGCTTGCAAATGATATTTTTGATCCTGTAAACTCGCTGACTGTGGGTTTGCTTTTTAGGATAATTTTAGTCAAATAAATTAAGGCAGTTTTGCCTTTTTAAAAATAAAGCCACAGTCGCAATGTCCTTGAGTTACCTTATGTCCACTCTGCAATAATTCTTACTGCAGAATTTAGCTTGTGAATTTAGTTTGTTCATGTTCTATTTGAAGGAGATTGCTGCTTAGACGGGAAAAGACGAAACTATCATGTTCAATGTGATTGAAATGAATAGTGGCGATTTAACATATATGGTCATGTCAATAAATCTGCACTCAGAACTGGTACATGACTCAAGATTATTGTAAGCTGTTTTTTGCATCTGGCGTAGTTTCAAACCTAATTAGATTCAGTCTCAAAAAATTTATTGATGCACGTTAGGCCTGTTTGCATGCACACCGACTGCCAGGCTAATTAAACATTGTTGGCAAATGCTTCTTTCCTATTGCATACCTGCCAACTCTTCCGATTTTTCCATAAAATGTACGAATTTTGACCCATCTTACGATTTTGCGAATCTTGCCTGAAATATGAtggaaaataaattttatttgcgATAAACGTTTgaaattctgcaaaaaaaaaaaaaaaacactgttgcCGGTGGTAACCTTCCGCCACCATGAGAAAGGGATATGTATACCATCTGTGAAATCAGCAGCACCTGGAACTGTAGAGTAAAACTTCTTCAATTCAAATTAAATGACCATTTATTCCTACTCCTCAGCCTTGGTTAATTCAGATAATCCGGCCTGCCATCACAATCCTGCCAAATGTCCCTGTAAGGCTATGGCGTCGGGAGCTCGTTTATTCGGATGCCCATGGGCTGGCATCGGTCAGTTCACACGGGCTCCCAAAAAGTGGTGCCGTGTCGCGCTGTGACGTGTTCGACTAACCAATCGCCCAAATAATCGTCCCCGGGCCTGAACTGCATGTTGCATTTCCTATCGGCAGCCCTATGACATCCGTTCAACTGCAGGTGTTTTGAGGATCGGCAGGCCCCCGGCGGTAGGCCGATAGAGCGTCTGGCCGCGTAGTTTCATTTTCGGAGCTTCGCCACCAGCCcgaagcggcggcagcggctatcgGTTGCGctaatcagtgagccagccgagCTATGCGCTGGTTAGAATGACGATTGCGTTGTCGCggccattttttgtttgtttgtttgtcgaaAGCATCTTAATTGCTCCTGCGGCAAGACTGTGAACCAACTGCGCACTGCCCTCGATTCACTTCGCTtgatatttgcgttcttccagcgCGCCGAAATTTTGCGCTCGTCACATGCTGTTCGCAGTTTGTGCGTTTCCTCACATGCAACACCACATGTGAAGACGCTTCAGCGCCATCGCGCCATGCACTGGCGACGAAACGCGAcgtttaaaaaaaacattgtgtGCTGGCttggctacccccccccccctgttcgcCAAGGTTTTACAAATTTGAAAGCCTTGAGGTTGGCAGGTGTGCTATTGCTCATTGTGTCAAACTTGTCACAAAACATGAAAATGGAAGGGTTAGTCAAGTCAAGTGTTATTGACTTTTGAtttaaaaagagaaaaatgcCTGTCTACCTTGGTGCCAAGAACACATGTTACCATCGGTAACCTCGAACTGGTTACCTCAAAACCACCTGGCACTATGCAGAGATGCTTAGCCACATTCCAACTCCTTTGCTGTAATCCTGTCGCAGCTTCTGTGCTATATTTCACTGGGGCTCAAATGCTTGGTGTTTAGAGTTCCTGCCATGCAGGATATTGATTGAATGTCACTGTTTGGAACCCTCCTTTGCACAACTCTGATGGCACCAGCAAAAGGCAGATGTTAAACTTCTACTACCAAGTTCATAACCTGTGGAATGCTGCCTCTAAGTGTATGATCTCCAAGAGATGCACAGAACAGTAATTTATTTCTTCCAATGTGGGGTTTATGTGAATAACACACCTGTATCACATTTTAATGGAAAGTTCTGCCTTTGTTCTTTAGCTCGAATGCATAGCTGAAAAAAGCGTGAAAGGTGACACATGGACAAAGAAAAATAATTACTAGGACAAGGTGCCCCCTTTCACGTTTTTTTCagctatgcatttcaaccaacttgcccaactttccGCTCTTTAGCATTAACGAAGCTACCTCGGTCAAGAGCCGTGTCTGTGGCAGAACACGTCCAACAGAATGGTCAGATCAGAATTGCCCGGTACATAGTCGGTGCCTCAGGATTGACAAAGCAATAGCGTACTCTGCTGAACATGCATTTGGCTTTGCTGCTATACATGACTCCAGCCCATGGCACTGCATATGCACAATACTGCTAACAGGTTCTGCACTGAAACAGGAAATGCAGCTGTAATGCGTCTTTCAAGGCTTAATTTTCATATATTCTTCTGCTGACTGCATGAAGCAATGTTAGATAGTGCGACTGTCTTGCATGGACAATGCACTTATGAAAATAATTATAATGTTTTCTTCTCTTGAAACGACAAGATAACCATGGTTATATCAGTGATTGCTTCATGAAAAACATTCAGGCAATCAATAAGCTGCTTTGGCCAAGTGAGGTATTCTGATCGGAATAGTATTCAGCTGGAGGCTGTTTCTTGTAGCCTGAGGACTCTAACACAAAGCTGTTTTACTGGTTAGGCTGATATGTCTTTATGCATTTCCCCACAGTGGCCTGCCACAGTGTCTTGGCAGTTGCAGTGTACAGCTGCTGATCACAAACAAGGTCACAGATTTGATCACAGCTGCAGCGGCCGTGTTCAAATCTGAACATGCCCACTTACTGAAATTTTGCTATAGGTGAAAGAAGcccacatattaaaaaaaaaatccagagcCCTTAGTACGGCATGCTTTAATCCCATAGTAATGCTTTGGAACATTAATATACAATAATTGTTTCTCATGTTATTTTGGTGCTGGCAGTCGCAGGCGCACAAGAGGTGTCATTCTGTCCTAACTGCATCATGGCAGTTAGTCTAAGCCTTTGGATGCTCACATTACCTAGTAAGACGCAAAGCATTGACTGCTAACAATCCACAGGCTTTGATGAACAAATTCAAGGAGAAGAAAGTGAATTTCATGGTGAAATTGGAAGTATCTCTTTCGCCTACTGGTAAAGTTGCAGTGAACGGTGGTCTGAGTGACTGGGTTAAACTGGCAATTTGTAGATTTGATGCCATATGGTGTAAACTGACACTTTGTACAGATCCAGAGAAGAGTACAGCAGAGATGGCACCAAGCGGAGGAGAGGGCTGCCCCTCCGAAAATTGCCGGGCCACACCAAAGTCACAGAGGCATCATGCCTGTCCAAAAGTTAATTCACACCCCAGCACAAATTTTCTGGCATCATTTTTGGAACAGAGGTGTGTAAACGCTGATAAGCGTGCAGCATAGGCTTTGGGTATCATGCGACTAAGTGTATTTGTTATCTTATGTGAACATCCCATGCTACATATTGTCTTGGCAATGGAATAAATTGGCAGTTTTGTGGCCTGCAGTGGGCAAAGTCTTGACCTAAATGTGGCACACCGTTTTATTTTGTTCGATGTAGTCATTTTCAGAGGCTGCAGGCATGTACATTGTCATTCTGAGTGTCCATAAATATCTTCGAGCTTCCTAAGTGCTTACTAGTTCCAGAGGTTGATTTATAGGCAAGGTCTGAATGTGAAATAGCACGCTGGAGTTAAACGTACGACTCATTGCACTGCAAAAAAAGTAAGTGTCAGTATAGTCTGTATTTTTTGTATACGTCCAGCTGTTCAGGGCCGAAGCAGCTTCTAAATTTGCCGCTTACAGGCCTGGGAAGAACATTACTACGAGAAAAGGCTGTCATATAGCAAGCCTTAGCTACATTGACTTCAGAATAAGTATGTTATTTGAGATCACATGTTCTCTTTCGGATGCAAATAGTGTGTTAATACTTTGCAAGTTACACAATAAAAGAGCAAACTAAATGCTACGTTTTGTTATTTTAGGGGAAATCGAATCTTAATGTTTGCTCCATGAATTGGGGCTGAGGCAGTTAAAGACTAACTGGAAAAGTGATCCAGTATTATCGTTTACCAAGGATATTATGAAAGTTTATTATTAGCATTCAGCATAATCTTTGCACTGTGCAGTGCACCTTCAAGAGTAGGAAGCAGCTGTTGGATTTTAGGAGGAAAAGCCCCCTCACTTGGCTTGCGAGTCACCTGTCATAGTTAAATCTGTTTACAAACTTCATCAGCAAACATTATCACGGTTCAACTTATTAATGCTATAGCGTTAAGGAGCCCATGTCGTAGAAAAGCCGGCATCGGCGGTGGTGTCGGTG
Protein-coding sequences here:
- the LOC144121504 gene encoding glutathione S-transferase C-terminal domain-containing protein homolog, coding for MAIEHLVMLSGHDSDGDKLRVPQSTLVALFAFAYCDVQMINIAIVRRNANDALFALPRSVIERMKCVEKSGTIPQELLDCECPAVYLPDRTTTTCIGGLAGVLRWALGQFGSRTQDSLCRALLGFRGGCLAACSESSLWTRFCELDIQRVVPKLQAAVSAEHELLEPLRLPEELLLLEAHMRQPVKTHNVQRKQQQVYRASRGENGDSSSPVKRRTADGKLPELEHRFVEGFDQTLADVVLFPCLHLVFTELVAIVDQGVLSQRLPLTFRWYETVSAQARTRVALDALGLKLLAQVERIRSRCIEESELPRDSLYSSHPDRTKPRIRHKSPQAIISSLKEAHITPDLKPNPGKNSLPLPWDEFPNKVHPLGGGLPKTRVLRKCQQIENLVVLALQHAFNGCTIVDFCSGGGHVGIVLAYLLPDSRVVMIENKEESMHRARERVRALDLRNVILYQCNMDYYAGDFDLGVSLHACGVATDLVLQKCISRGAAFVSCPCCYGAMKATASISYPLSCAFRGTGISEDDYTLLCHYADRTERDTPTCQQGHYCMALVDQDRAMRAAECGYEVIVTQMVPHDCSPKGLVLVGKQISKQH